The window TGTAACTTTCTGAGTTGTCTCTGTTGAATCTTGAGTATGGTGGATTGGAGAATTTTACCCCTCGTGTCCTTAGATGTTTAATGTTTCgagaatggtttttttttttttttttttttttttttttttttttttttttttttttttttttttttNCTCCAAGAATCTATGCTTGAAGCTGTTCCATCAGCTATCTAATGTGGGTCATATAGTAGAAACACATGATGAGTCCTCCGAAGCCGGGTCAAGCAGTGTTATGGACACACGGCTACTTGAGAAAGAGCATCGGGCTTACGCCTTATTGGCTAGAGGATGCACGTCCTCCCCTATCCAAAGCTGTATTGCTGATGCCATCATAGCTTCTAGTACTGATAACTTCCCTGCTGAAAGCATCTCAAACACACTCGATGAACCTGATCGGATTGGTGAAACCCCTTCATACTGGTCGAGTACTGGCCAACACAAAACTTCGGTGCCTGAAACGCTTCTTTACAGGTTGATGGGTGATTTGTGTGTCATTACCGAATTCAAAGTTCAGCCTTTCCAAGGTAACNTGTGTCATTACGGAATTCAAAGTTCAGCCTTTCCAAGGTAACCCCCCTTTGTCAATGtttctctgcttctctctctaattgagACTTTTGTTGCTTAACGGTTTACCCACTTTCTGTAGCTTTTTTCCAGCGCGGTCATCCGATATACTCTTCACATTATGTTCGTATCCGGTTGGGTTACCACAAGAATGACAACTCACCACAGTACAACAACTCACAGGATAAAAAAGGTGAGCCAGGAAAGAGTTCTGTTGAAAGCAACTATGTATGGACATACACTTCACAAGAGTTTTCGATGGCTCAGGTGTGTTGCAACTTACTAGTCACTGTCTTcgttagtataatatataaagcTTGTTCCTGAACTGTGATGATGGTTTCTATGAGTAGGAAAATCGATTGCAGACCTTTGAGCTTCCAGAACCCGTTCTTTGCATTGGTGGGTATATGCTAGTCGAGTTTCTAGGTCGTGTTCAGACACAAGAAATGGATGGCCAATACTATATATGGTACATCTTCTGTCCCTTTTGCTCTAGATTTGTTTAGAAACTTTACAACTTGTGCAATGTGAAAAGTAGTTTCTGTTGATTGTCTTTGCAGCGTGTCGCATGTTAAAGTGATGGGAAGATCACTAGCACAATCATTTCGAGTGGAGAATGTGGATGACTGTGGAAAATTTGGATTGAAGGTTTTGAGTTACAGTGATCCAGAAAAAATGGTTGAGATGGATGCAGAGGAGGTTGAGATGGATGCAGAGGAGGTCGAGATGGATGCAGAGGAGGTTGAGATGATTGCAGAGGAGGAGCAAAATCAGTTTAGAGGGATTAGAAACCTTGAACAGCTCTTGAATTACTTGCACAGGCATCCTCTTGATGTCGTGGACATCGAGTATGTTTTGCCTGAGTCTGACAACGAGGATGCTGAATCAGACGATGAGGTTTAATTACTACTTCCAGTTATTTtggctttattttttttgtttttaaatgaaCCTTTAGGTGTTTTTCATCTTTTGCGAGCGGTTTTAAAGCTTCTT is drawn from Camelina sativa cultivar DH55 chromosome 8, Cs, whole genome shotgun sequence and contains these coding sequences:
- the LOC104705343 gene encoding F-box protein At4g00755-like codes for the protein MDFVNNLDTDTSLSILSCLDDPSDIVRASAVSRSWRQFVFFFFXSKNLCLKLFHQLSNVGHIVETHDESSEAGSSSVMDTRLLEKEHRAYALLARGCTSSPIQSCIADAIIASSTDNFPAESISNTLDEPDRIGETPSYWSSTGQHKTSVPETLLYRLMGDLCVITEFKVQPFQAFFQRGHPIYSSHYVRIRLGYHKNDNSPQYNNSQDKKGEPGKSSVESNYVWTYTSQEFSMAQENRLQTFELPEPVLCIGGYMLVEFLGRVQTQEMDGQYYICVSHVKVMGRSLAQSFRVENVDDCGKFGLKVLSYSDPEKMVEMDAEEVEMDAEEVEMDAEEVEMIAEEEQNQFRGIRNLEQLLNYLHRHPLDVVDIEYVLPESDNEDAESDDEV